Proteins encoded within one genomic window of Cyprinus carpio isolate SPL01 chromosome B22, ASM1834038v1, whole genome shotgun sequence:
- the LOC122141713 gene encoding ribonuclease inhibitor-like, whose protein sequence is MGKNLLLLRELNLSGRELGDTRVNQIAALLQDKHCKLNKLILCDCSITEKQCLTLTSALKSNPSHLRELDLSGNELRNTGVNHLCDVLKDSHCKLERLRLRICLMTDKGCSALTSALKSNPSHLRELELSKNKLGDPGVKNLSDLLRKPQCKLEKLQLSDCSITEEGYKALSSALRSNPSHLIELDPHRK, encoded by the exons ATGGGTAAAAACCTGTTACTCCtaagagagctgaatctgagtggACGTGAACTAGGAGAtacacgagtgaatcagatcgctgctctactgcaggataaacactgtaaactaaaCAAACTGAT tctgtgtgattgtagcattacagagaaacagtgtctgaCCCTGACTTCAGCTCtaaaatcaaacccatcacacctgagagagctggacctcaGTGGGAATGAACTAAGAAATACTggagtgaatcacttatgtgacgtactgaaggattcacactgtaaactagagagattgag GTTAAGAATCTGTTTAATGACAGATAAAGGAtgttctgctctgacttcagctctgaaatcaaacccatcacacctgagagaactggaacTCAGTAAGAATAAACTAGGAGACCCAggagtgaaaaacctcagtgatctactcAGGAAACCACAATGCAAACTGGAGAAATTACA actttcagactgcagtatcactgaagaaggttataaagctctgtcttcagctctgagatcaaacccttcacacctgatagagctggatcctcacaggaaatga